A stretch of Chitinophaga caeni DNA encodes these proteins:
- a CDS encoding RteC domain-containing protein → METAIKDLEIETDCSIQRIEAVIHHILECLSELKGYVLKRGFKNTDEEIRFFKYQKPAIVAKLIYYNAIYKIETKKPYGAKPIRKYLNKELKKLKRFFDNNLDFYKYYRSNNSFLDEKMFLRGNHDIKLWLDTYYFQSDQSFSTSHDYKVAKIIANDLIQVYIEDQLFHKFQKDKSKTPKKLKWTGSKVALIELIYALHYQNVFDNGNNDIREVAQYFESAFGIDLGNFYQTYLELRNRKMNRTKFLDALREELIKKMDEQDEK, encoded by the coding sequence TTGGAGACAGCAATCAAAGACTTAGAGATTGAAACCGATTGCTCCATACAACGGATAGAAGCAGTTATACATCATATTCTTGAATGCCTGTCCGAACTGAAAGGGTATGTGCTGAAAAGAGGGTTTAAGAATACTGATGAAGAAATCCGTTTTTTCAAGTATCAGAAACCTGCCATTGTAGCGAAACTCATTTACTACAATGCCATTTACAAAATCGAGACAAAGAAACCCTATGGTGCAAAACCCATAAGGAAATACCTCAACAAAGAACTGAAAAAACTAAAAAGGTTCTTTGATAACAACCTCGATTTTTATAAGTACTACCGTAGCAATAACTCGTTTCTTGACGAGAAAATGTTTTTACGGGGCAACCATGATATAAAGCTATGGTTGGACACTTATTATTTCCAGTCTGACCAGTCCTTTTCCACTTCACATGATTACAAGGTCGCCAAGATAATAGCCAATGATTTGATACAGGTTTACATCGAAGACCAGTTATTTCACAAATTCCAAAAGGACAAATCGAAAACCCCTAAAAAGCTGAAGTGGACAGGTAGCAAAGTGGCATTGATTGAACTGATTTATGCCTTGCATTATCAAAATGTATTTGACAACGGGAACAATGACATAAGGGAAGTCGCCCAATATTTTGAAAGTGCCTTTGGCATTGACTTGGGCAATTTTTATCAGACCTATTTGGAGTTGAGAAACCGAAAGATGAACCGCACAAAATTCCTTGATGCGCTTAGGGAGGAACTTATCAAGAAAATGGACGAACAGGACGAAAAATAG
- a CDS encoding inositol monophosphatase family protein, which translates to MEQLQMQATEIIKNVARELQEKYVPKEQGVSKERMFELFEIANSFAEHAIRTALNKIVPDIAWADAEFNIVAQQKGMDKDYWVCDALDGAVHFLQGCFPWVISLVLMRNNQPEFSILYYPEKDELFTAKRGGGAFLNGIKIEVNSRKTLDSAFVSTFHRYGDDGEKELLEKTLLSMKRVIPKTFALRILGPASLQMAYIACGRLEAFWEFGNDIYDWLAGSLLVEEAGGVVTDTVGNAFGIKSNLGILSTNNTIIRDELIRIF; encoded by the coding sequence ATGGAACAATTACAGATGCAAGCAACAGAAATAATAAAAAATGTTGCACGGGAATTACAAGAGAAGTATGTCCCTAAAGAGCAAGGTGTTTCAAAGGAACGGATGTTCGAATTGTTTGAAATAGCCAATTCATTCGCCGAGCATGCAATTAGGACTGCCTTAAATAAAATTGTTCCCGATATTGCATGGGCTGATGCGGAATTTAACATTGTGGCCCAACAAAAAGGAATGGATAAGGATTATTGGGTATGTGATGCATTGGACGGTGCTGTACATTTCCTACAGGGATGCTTCCCATGGGTAATTTCTTTAGTATTAATGAGAAATAATCAGCCTGAATTTTCCATACTCTACTATCCCGAAAAAGACGAGCTGTTTACCGCTAAAAGAGGGGGTGGAGCGTTCCTCAATGGAATTAAGATTGAAGTAAATAGCCGTAAGACTTTGGATTCAGCGTTTGTAAGCACTTTTCATAGATATGGAGATGACGGAGAAAAAGAACTATTGGAAAAAACACTTTTAAGTATGAAAAGAGTAATACCCAAAACTTTTGCATTAAGAATTTTAGGGCCTGCCTCATTGCAAATGGCATATATAGCATGTGGAAGATTGGAAGCGTTTTGGGAATTTGGAAATGATATATATGATTGGTTGGCAGGAAGCCTGCTCGTAGAGGAAGCGGGTGGCGTAGTGACAGATACCGTAGGTAATGCTTTTGGTATTAAATCTAATTTAGGTATTCTATCAACGAACAACACAATTATTCGTGATGAACTTATTCGTATTTTTTAA
- a CDS encoding RteC domain-containing protein, which yields MRHPLNNIVAEIQKQERKLSAETSSFIDEAYKMTVYLQELLCSVKDDVIKEGFSSKDEEIHFFKRIKPNILGKLIYYNKVYRIETACPVDSGNLYQNYFALQLRDLKQEYQEHICNSEFYRYHRSGRTDRDGHYFTLGNINYYDGLNSYVFEIDPKFSTYFDYKVAKIIANELIYNYLTTKLNPEQNPDVLLQHEETKDFFWTQTKNALIELIYALYACDAISHGKIGIRKISMVFQILFRISLNDIHNSFHRMKTRAGSRTLFLDQLKYSLEEYMDREDNL from the coding sequence ATGAGACATCCTTTGAACAACATCGTGGCTGAAATACAGAAGCAAGAAAGAAAGCTGTCAGCCGAAACATCCAGTTTCATTGACGAGGCATACAAAATGACGGTTTACCTCCAAGAATTATTATGTAGCGTCAAAGACGATGTGATAAAAGAGGGCTTTTCCAGTAAGGATGAGGAAATCCATTTCTTTAAACGGATAAAGCCGAACATCCTCGGAAAACTTATCTATTACAATAAGGTGTACCGGATTGAGACGGCTTGCCCTGTCGATAGCGGAAACCTGTACCAAAACTATTTTGCTTTGCAACTGCGTGACTTAAAACAGGAATACCAAGAGCATATCTGCAATTCTGAATTTTACAGGTATCATCGCTCCGGTAGAACCGACCGTGACGGGCATTACTTCACGTTGGGAAACATTAATTATTATGACGGGCTGAACAGTTATGTATTTGAAATCGACCCTAAATTTTCGACCTACTTTGATTATAAGGTGGCGAAAATCATCGCCAACGAATTAATCTATAACTATCTGACGACAAAGCTAAACCCCGAACAAAATCCCGATGTACTGCTACAACACGAGGAAACAAAAGACTTCTTTTGGACACAGACCAAAAATGCCCTTATCGAATTGATTTATGCGCTCTATGCCTGCGATGCCATTTCGCACGGGAAAATAGGCATCCGAAAAATTAGCATGGTATTCCAAATCCTTTTTCGTATCTCGCTGAACGACATACATAACAGCTTCCACCGGATGAAGACCCGTGCAGGCTCACGGACGTTGTTTTTAGACCAACTCAAATACAGCTTAGAGGAATATATGGACAGGGAAGACAACCTATAA
- a CDS encoding winged helix-turn-helix transcriptional regulator yields MEKDTTIAEEVLCKSRILAIKDTSDILCGKWKIFILGTLLVTGKMRFMELLHTIDGIGKKMLSKELHDLELNGLIHRTEIKTKPITVEYQLSKQGKTLSKLIEEMITWGSQYRKDLLNLHEKKMNTEI; encoded by the coding sequence ATGGAAAAAGATACTACGATAGCTGAGGAAGTTTTATGCAAATCAAGGATATTAGCTATAAAAGATACTTCTGACATTTTATGTGGCAAATGGAAGATATTTATTCTTGGAACATTGTTGGTGACAGGGAAAATGAGATTTATGGAACTTTTACATACTATTGATGGTATTGGAAAAAAAATGTTATCAAAAGAATTACATGACTTAGAGCTAAATGGACTAATACATAGGACTGAAATAAAAACAAAACCTATTACAGTAGAATATCAGCTTTCCAAGCAGGGTAAGACTTTAAGTAAACTGATTGAAGAAATGATAACATGGGGAAGCCAATATAGAAAGGACTTATTAAACCTACACGAAAAGAAAATGAATACTGAAATATGA
- a CDS encoding SDR family oxidoreductase, with protein MHLENKTALITGGTSGIGLATAKLFLQNGANVIIAGQETAKARKELADYDDKNKHFFIYDTAKMKDIEQLGIFVKDTFSKLDIAFLNAGVARFAPLETISESFFNEVMNINFKGAFFTLQNLSKLFSENASVVLTASAGMHKAHWGSSIYSASKAALRSLAISLSNEWVNRGIRVNVVSPGTTDTTLLQKLGLEGEKFQEMKNNLIAQIPMGRLIKPEEIANAVLYLASSGSESQTGTEIIIDGGAFFKV; from the coding sequence ATGCATTTAGAAAACAAAACAGCCCTAATTACCGGAGGAACAAGCGGTATAGGGTTAGCAACAGCAAAGCTTTTTTTACAAAACGGAGCAAATGTTATCATTGCGGGGCAGGAAACTGCGAAAGCCCGAAAGGAACTCGCTGACTATGATGATAAAAACAAACATTTCTTCATTTACGACACAGCAAAAATGAAGGATATTGAGCAATTGGGAATATTTGTAAAAGATACTTTCTCTAAACTTGACATTGCTTTTCTCAATGCCGGAGTTGCCAGATTCGCACCATTGGAGACAATTTCAGAAAGTTTTTTTAATGAAGTAATGAATATCAATTTTAAGGGTGCATTTTTTACATTACAAAACCTTTCAAAACTATTTTCGGAGAATGCTTCAGTCGTTTTAACAGCATCTGCAGGAATGCACAAAGCTCATTGGGGCTCCAGTATTTATTCTGCATCAAAAGCTGCACTTAGAAGTCTCGCTATATCACTTAGCAATGAATGGGTAAATCGTGGTATTCGTGTAAACGTAGTTAGTCCTGGGACAACAGACACCACATTATTACAGAAATTAGGATTGGAAGGTGAAAAATTTCAAGAAATGAAAAATAATTTGATTGCACAGATACCGATGGGAAGGCTTATAAAGCCGGAAGAAATTGCAAATGCAGTATTATACCTTGCGTCTTCTGGTTCGGAATCTCAAACTGGTACTGAAATTATTATTGATGGTGGAGCATTTTTTAAAGTCTAA
- a CDS encoding AraC family transcriptional regulator, whose protein sequence is MKQAIHTIERNTNAYAGIEISKLDTSKEEAFSVHREDYFSLIYLLKGSGTVVIESEKIAITSPSIIIVSPLQTHYVEEISYCKGYNIDIENFLIPNVIICKLQSLNPTQQVITLDYKQIDKLFRIADLLFEQFENKGKAYTNEIIVHLSTALLFQSIANLPVQNIGKNDNVKTQGKIISDSFKVLLSKTLKVQSPAFYAKKLHISVSHLNDMVKSYTGKTSSFWIHYFIIIEAKRLLYHTNLTIKEISFELGFNEASYFTRLFKNTTGVSPMNFRNQFCDMS, encoded by the coding sequence ATGAAGCAGGCAATTCATACCATCGAGAGAAACACAAATGCTTATGCAGGCATTGAAATTTCCAAATTGGACACATCAAAGGAAGAAGCATTTTCTGTTCATAGAGAAGATTATTTTTCGCTTATATATTTGCTAAAGGGTTCGGGAACAGTTGTTATTGAATCAGAAAAAATTGCTATAACTTCTCCCTCAATAATAATCGTAAGCCCCTTGCAGACACATTATGTGGAGGAAATAAGTTATTGTAAAGGTTATAACATTGATATTGAAAATTTTCTTATACCAAATGTTATCATATGTAAGTTGCAATCATTAAATCCTACCCAGCAAGTTATTACATTAGATTATAAACAAATAGATAAGCTCTTTCGTATAGCTGATTTGCTTTTTGAGCAATTTGAAAACAAGGGAAAAGCTTACACTAACGAGATTATTGTCCACTTGAGTACAGCTTTGCTATTCCAGTCCATTGCTAATCTACCTGTACAAAATATTGGAAAGAATGATAATGTTAAAACACAGGGGAAAATCATATCCGATTCTTTTAAAGTACTTTTAAGCAAAACACTTAAAGTCCAGTCTCCTGCGTTCTATGCCAAGAAACTTCATATATCTGTATCACATCTCAATGACATGGTTAAAAGCTATACAGGGAAGACGTCTTCATTTTGGATTCATTATTTTATTATAATTGAAGCAAAACGTTTATTATATCACACAAATTTGACTATCAAGGAAATATCTTTTGAGCTTGGATTCAACGAAGCATCTTATTTTACTCGCTTATTTAAAAACACCACTGGAGTTTCACCCATGAATTTTCGCAATCAATTCTGCGATATGTCCTAA
- a CDS encoding type IA DNA topoisomerase, with amino-acid sequence MKAIIAEKPSVAREIATLLGATEKRDGYLAGNGYEVTWALGHLVGLAMPEDYGVSGFQREALPILPDPFILTVRKIKKDKSYVPDSGALKQLKIIEQVIGRCDSIIVATDAGREGELIFRYIYEYLKCRKPFERLWISSLTEKAIKQGFDNLKAGNEFDGLYRAGQGRSKADWLVGINASQALSISAGRGVYSLGRVQTPTLALICKRYLENRDFAVKKYFQIQLEHRKEFTDFKSLSKTKWDDRKLADDTLKAIQRNGTATVTAVETKSVSEQPPLLFDLTGLQKEANKRASYTAEETLNIAQSLYEKKFITYPRTGSKYIPEDIWSEIPALVRNLEARASCKKAVGKVKWGRFNKRIVNDVKVTDHHGLLITEKIPSELTAHENVIYDMIAHRLLEALSPACTKEITDIGLQAFHYDFTLKGCKILEAGWRGIKEKFTDEDSEPVQELPELKVNDELKIKQASVQEKKTKPPVLYTEAGLLSAMENAGKETHNEDERKALKDIGIGTPATRASIIETLFKRDYIRREKKSLIPTHKGLQVYGAVKDKKIADVTMTAEWEMALQKIENNEADAGTFHREMEAYATSITRELLDTGIADEKQPELNCPKCKSRQLLVWNKVVKCPDEACNWLQFRTVCGVPLSVADIESLVTKGKTSLIKGMKSNSGNKFNAYIVMNDKAETSFEFDNRKPKRK; translated from the coding sequence ATGAAAGCAATCATTGCAGAAAAGCCAAGTGTGGCGAGGGAAATAGCTACCCTGTTGGGAGCGACCGAAAAACGGGATGGCTACCTCGCAGGGAACGGCTATGAAGTTACGTGGGCATTAGGTCATTTGGTCGGACTGGCGATGCCCGAAGATTACGGGGTGTCGGGCTTCCAACGTGAAGCCCTGCCCATATTGCCCGACCCTTTTATACTTACGGTACGCAAGATAAAAAAGGACAAAAGCTATGTTCCCGATAGTGGAGCGTTAAAACAGTTGAAGATTATCGAACAGGTCATCGGTAGATGCGATAGCATTATCGTGGCCACCGATGCCGGACGTGAGGGGGAACTCATCTTTAGGTACATCTATGAATACCTAAAGTGCCGGAAACCCTTTGAACGTCTATGGATAAGCTCACTCACGGAAAAGGCAATTAAACAGGGTTTTGACAACCTAAAAGCCGGAAACGAATTTGACGGGCTGTACCGTGCCGGACAAGGGCGGAGCAAAGCCGACTGGCTTGTCGGTATCAATGCCTCGCAGGCGTTGAGCATTTCGGCAGGGCGTGGCGTTTACTCGCTTGGTAGAGTACAAACGCCAACGCTTGCCCTTATCTGCAAGCGGTATTTGGAAAACAGGGATTTTGCCGTCAAAAAATACTTTCAAATCCAGTTGGAACACCGTAAAGAATTTACAGACTTTAAGAGCCTTTCAAAGACCAAATGGGATGACAGGAAACTTGCTGACGATACGCTGAAAGCCATTCAGCGTAACGGAACAGCGACCGTTACGGCGGTGGAAACCAAATCGGTTTCGGAGCAACCGCCTTTGCTGTTCGACCTTACGGGATTGCAGAAAGAAGCAAACAAAAGGGCTTCCTATACTGCCGAGGAAACATTGAACATTGCCCAAAGCCTGTATGAAAAGAAATTCATTACCTACCCCCGTACAGGGAGCAAATACATCCCCGAAGATATATGGTCGGAAATCCCTGCACTGGTAAGGAATTTGGAAGCACGGGCTTCCTGCAAAAAAGCGGTCGGAAAAGTGAAATGGGGTCGTTTCAATAAGCGCATCGTGAATGACGTAAAGGTCACAGACCACCACGGTCTGCTGATTACCGAGAAAATCCCGTCCGAATTAACTGCGCACGAAAATGTTATCTATGATATGATTGCGCACCGCCTGTTGGAAGCCCTTTCGCCTGCCTGTACCAAAGAAATAACCGACATCGGGTTGCAGGCTTTTCACTATGATTTTACATTGAAAGGGTGTAAAATCCTCGAAGCCGGCTGGCGTGGCATCAAGGAAAAATTTACAGACGAGGACAGCGAGCCTGTGCAGGAACTGCCGGAATTAAAGGTCAACGATGAGCTGAAAATCAAACAGGCATCCGTACAGGAAAAGAAAACCAAACCGCCTGTGCTTTACACCGAGGCAGGTCTGCTGTCCGCAATGGAAAATGCCGGAAAGGAAACCCATAACGAGGACGAACGTAAAGCCCTAAAGGACATCGGCATCGGTACACCTGCCACAAGAGCCTCCATTATAGAAACGCTCTTTAAAAGGGATTACATCCGGCGTGAAAAGAAATCCCTTATCCCTACCCATAAGGGATTGCAGGTCTACGGGGCTGTAAAGGACAAAAAGATTGCCGATGTGACCATGACAGCCGAATGGGAAATGGCATTGCAGAAAATCGAAAACAACGAGGCGGATGCAGGTACTTTTCACCGTGAAATGGAAGCCTACGCCACTTCCATTACACGGGAACTTTTGGACACGGGCATTGCCGATGAAAAGCAACCCGAACTGAACTGCCCTAAATGCAAGAGCCGTCAGCTATTGGTTTGGAACAAGGTTGTAAAATGCCCCGATGAGGCTTGCAACTGGCTTCAATTCCGTACGGTGTGCGGAGTGCCGTTGAGCGTTGCCGACATAGAAAGCCTTGTGACCAAAGGAAAGACCAGCCTTATCAAAGGCATGAAAAGCAATTCGGGCAATAAATTCAATGCCTATATCGTCATGAACGATAAAGCCGAAACCTCCTTTGAGTTTGACAACAGGAAACCAAAAAGGAAATAA
- a CDS encoding helix-turn-helix domain-containing protein, with protein MNIDRMEFIAWMERIMERFDILKEYVLNIKKERHSIDGEELLDNQDLLLMLKISHRSLQRYRSTGKLPYYTISGKLYYKLSDVHQFIRESFKAPIRRTKENR; from the coding sequence ATGAACATCGACAGAATGGAATTTATCGCATGGATGGAACGTATAATGGAGCGTTTCGATATTTTGAAAGAGTACGTCCTAAACATCAAGAAAGAACGCCACAGTATAGACGGTGAGGAATTACTGGACAACCAAGACCTGCTCCTTATGCTGAAAATCAGCCACCGCTCCCTGCAACGATACCGCTCCACGGGCAAGCTACCATATTATACCATCAGCGGAAAGCTGTATTACAAACTATCGGACGTACACCAATTCATTAGGGAAAGTTTCAAAGCCCCCATACGGCGTACAAAAGAAAACCGATGA
- a CDS encoding DUF4099 domain-containing protein produces MSEQTNENPQQYPEQLSDVLLVMDKEKKKIQAVTGVDENGNLKTVDANKKNQSQFMRVDRAGDLFTNFFSNFWRQLKDPTHFSFFKVPAKEAVETAKEMQKQVDAPTKEGEAVMAKHEVKEPKEQQQETKKDVEAPKATQETQAQEKSEYRYKAEDVDWNYLAQFGINKERLEKDGQLDLLLKGYKTNKVYPTSVNFGAVIMRSDARLGFQDGEDGKPVLMMYGVRHEPNLKAPFFGHEFTKEDRENLLKTGNMGRVVELTNRKTGEKIPSIISIDHLTNEVIAFRQDRIKVPDEIKGVKLTEDQKLDLKDGKAIYLEGLDFKNSTNKNAHVQFNADKKYTEFLFGDKAPKQAQENDPKYYRGKTFSDEQYKQLTEGKTLYISDFKDGQGNAYKGYVTLNKETGGYDFSFKNPNALKNKAQPAETHKTQVAVNSKGKTNEATKHINEPLKPEQQKPKNNAQQQRQNDPNRPAKSRGVRR; encoded by the coding sequence ATGAGCGAACAGACAAATGAAAATCCACAGCAATATCCCGAACAGCTTTCGGATGTGCTGTTGGTGATGGACAAGGAAAAAAAGAAAATCCAAGCCGTCACGGGTGTTGACGAAAACGGCAATCTGAAAACCGTTGATGCCAACAAGAAAAACCAAAGCCAATTTATGCGTGTTGACAGAGCAGGAGATTTGTTTACAAATTTCTTCTCCAACTTTTGGCGACAGCTAAAAGACCCGACCCACTTTTCATTCTTTAAAGTACCTGCAAAGGAAGCGGTCGAAACCGCCAAAGAAATGCAGAAACAGGTCGATGCCCCAACCAAAGAGGGCGAGGCTGTTATGGCAAAGCATGAGGTCAAAGAGCCAAAAGAGCAACAACAGGAAACCAAAAAGGATGTGGAAGCACCAAAAGCGACACAGGAAACACAAGCACAAGAAAAAAGCGAATACCGCTATAAGGCGGAAGATGTGGACTGGAATTATTTAGCACAATTCGGAATAAACAAAGAGAGGCTCGAAAAAGACGGACAGTTGGATTTGCTGTTAAAGGGCTATAAGACCAATAAGGTATATCCCACAAGTGTCAATTTCGGTGCGGTTATCATGCGCTCGGATGCAAGGCTCGGTTTCCAAGACGGTGAAGACGGAAAGCCTGTACTTATGATGTACGGTGTACGCCATGAACCCAACCTCAAAGCCCCTTTCTTTGGTCACGAATTTACCAAAGAGGACAGGGAAAACCTGCTCAAAACCGGAAACATGGGGCGTGTGGTGGAACTGACCAACCGCAAAACAGGCGAAAAGATACCGTCCATTATCAGTATCGACCACCTAACGAACGAGGTTATCGCATTCCGGCAGGACAGGATAAAAGTACCCGATGAGATTAAGGGCGTAAAGTTGACCGAAGACCAAAAACTGGATTTGAAAGATGGGAAAGCCATTTATTTAGAGGGGTTGGATTTTAAGAACAGTACGAACAAAAATGCCCATGTGCAGTTCAACGCCGACAAAAAATATACGGAGTTTCTCTTTGGTGATAAAGCCCCCAAACAGGCACAGGAAAACGACCCGAAATACTATCGTGGCAAAACGTTCTCCGATGAACAGTACAAACAACTCACCGAGGGCAAGACCCTTTATATTTCGGATTTCAAAGATGGGCAGGGAAACGCCTATAAAGGCTACGTTACGCTGAACAAAGAAACAGGGGGGTATGATTTCAGCTTTAAAAATCCCAATGCGCTGAAAAATAAGGCACAGCCTGCCGAAACGCACAAAACACAGGTTGCCGTGAACTCCAAGGGGAAAACCAACGAAGCAACCAAGCACATCAACGAGCCTCTGAAACCGGAGCAACAAAAGCCGAAAAATAACGCACAACAGCAACGGCAGAATGACCCCAACCGTCCGGCTAAATCCAGAGGGGTAAGAAGATAA